In one window of Flavobacteriales bacterium DNA:
- a CDS encoding T9SS type A sorting domain-containing protein — MVFGVMWGFKKYISIAYFLFLISSFGFSQSNFFIKNQGQIVNQNGVFNTDVAYLLSLEAYNVSFYHDHFAYESFSTNELDSNKVDVERIEVWFENSHSNASIVSSGKVAEQLNFYKNSKTTLNVNQFKKITYKNIWEGVDIEFFIVDNHLKYNYIVRNKTIKSLPLKIMGATPSISGNVITLTSKNGAIKETIPEAFFLLPNKQKKLVDLKIKTKGNGLQYHLPKNRTNDFVIDPIAYSNQYTTYYGGSHMDFAQSIVQNSANEIIVSGYTVSTNNIATTGAYQNTLADQDAFIAAFNQQGVRLWATYFGGNYSERIYSSALDDNDNIYIAGNSTSQMGVTTPGAYQQILSSGDDAFLSKFTSNGTLTWSTYYGGNDHELITAIEVDAANKVYITGHTASTDLSCTPNAYRNTLSGYENAFLGVFDDAGNILYNSYYVKGSNTRGEEIAITNNGTIYIAGYTNDNETIANQNIHQNQNGGYIDGFVLKISNQYNTIWKTYYGGDHNDLIEGMTLDSLENIYLTGKTKSSVGISTANAHQPNYSNSNTWDGFITKLDSSSAQQWGTYFDAGGNENFSSIKSKDTLLWLLGTTNGTTLATNNTSFQQTNNGGYDNIISTFSINGNHTWSSYFGGVSDEYGYELDFTSDHKILIVGQTGSNNNFVTPNAHQSNYGGHIYDGFWSILCQPTHPTILSHNNTLNICEGDSIEVASINTFASYSWSTGSTSNTTYLSTAGSYTLETVDNNNCPGKSDTLNVVIIPNYDLNIQTSSNAICYNDSTQLSTTNMFSSYLWNTGETSASIDIDDSQEYYVSVTNNFGCQYFSDTISLPISQHLHPIQIIGDTLICAGGTSILYTDNHNSIIWNNNANSSSISVNTSGDYYFSGNDQYGCPIISDTITINQINYDTPSSVLDTVSNFLICWNDSVTLTAANNFDAYLWSNGSNAQATTLTQEGFYYVSATDSNGCVGISDSIQISFKSSGQSLVHHPNGNSFCEGDSLMLHTAQNLSNIQWNNTSNNDSIYSYTPGIYFYTAIDDSGCSTLSDTITIIENSLPIVEISAIAEDSLCLNDSVFLSSTTSLSQYLWSDGSVLSGGFFNLNTIGETIISLTGTDHNNCQNQDSISIKVVDCQAYDNINEKTSSVKIKVTNQLILIEATDLIDQVELVNLNGQKVYISHHNFKKEVTIETLNIARGIYILNINTITSKNPFSNKIVIYPQ, encoded by the coding sequence TTGGTTTTTGGAGTTATGTGGGGGTTTAAAAAATATATTTCTATTGCCTATTTTTTGTTTTTAATTAGCAGTTTTGGTTTTTCACAGTCTAATTTTTTTATCAAAAACCAAGGGCAAATTGTAAATCAAAATGGAGTTTTTAATACAGATGTTGCTTACCTATTAAGCCTTGAAGCCTATAATGTAAGTTTTTATCATGACCATTTTGCTTATGAAAGCTTTTCAACCAACGAACTAGACAGTAATAAGGTTGATGTAGAAAGAATAGAAGTATGGTTTGAAAACAGTCACTCTAATGCTTCAATTGTTTCTAGTGGAAAAGTAGCTGAACAACTCAACTTTTATAAAAACAGTAAAACCACCCTAAACGTTAATCAATTCAAAAAGATTACCTATAAAAATATATGGGAGGGGGTTGACATTGAGTTTTTTATTGTCGATAACCATTTAAAATACAACTATATCGTTCGAAATAAAACGATCAAAAGTCTCCCTTTAAAAATCATGGGAGCAACCCCATCAATCTCAGGGAATGTTATTACGCTAACAAGTAAAAATGGTGCAATAAAAGAAACCATTCCTGAAGCATTCTTTCTACTTCCTAACAAGCAAAAAAAGTTAGTAGATCTTAAGATAAAAACTAAAGGAAATGGCTTACAGTATCATCTTCCTAAAAATAGAACGAATGATTTTGTAATCGATCCCATTGCTTATAGTAACCAATACACCACTTATTATGGAGGCTCTCACATGGACTTTGCTCAAAGTATAGTTCAAAATAGTGCTAATGAAATTATTGTATCTGGTTATACAGTAAGCACTAACAACATAGCCACCACAGGGGCTTACCAAAACACTCTTGCTGATCAAGACGCATTTATAGCAGCATTTAACCAACAAGGAGTGAGACTTTGGGCCACATATTTTGGAGGGAACTACAGTGAACGAATCTACTCCTCTGCATTAGACGATAACGATAACATCTACATTGCAGGAAATTCTACTAGTCAAATGGGAGTTACTACACCAGGCGCATATCAACAAATACTTTCAAGTGGAGATGATGCATTTCTTTCAAAATTCACCTCTAATGGAACGTTAACTTGGAGTACCTACTATGGAGGAAATGATCATGAATTAATCACAGCCATCGAAGTAGACGCAGCGAATAAGGTCTATATTACAGGACATACTGCCAGTACAGACCTCTCTTGTACTCCAAATGCATACAGAAATACTTTAAGTGGTTACGAAAATGCTTTTCTTGGCGTTTTTGATGATGCGGGGAATATATTATACAACTCCTACTATGTAAAAGGCTCCAATACTAGAGGTGAAGAAATTGCAATTACAAACAATGGAACAATATATATTGCGGGCTATACAAACGATAACGAAACGATTGCAAATCAAAACATACATCAAAACCAAAATGGAGGCTATATTGATGGATTTGTCTTAAAGATCTCCAACCAATATAACACAATATGGAAAACATATTACGGAGGAGATCATAACGACCTAATAGAGGGAATGACGTTAGATTCTCTAGAAAACATTTATTTAACGGGGAAAACAAAAAGTAGTGTTGGGATTTCTACTGCTAATGCACATCAACCTAATTACTCCAACTCCAATACTTGGGATGGCTTTATAACAAAACTTGACAGTTCAAGCGCCCAGCAGTGGGGAACATATTTTGACGCTGGAGGAAATGAAAATTTTAGTAGCATTAAAAGTAAAGATACGCTCTTGTGGCTGCTCGGGACAACTAATGGAACTACTTTAGCAACAAACAATACCTCCTTTCAACAAACAAATAATGGAGGATACGACAATATTATTTCAACATTTTCTATCAATGGTAATCATACTTGGTCTAGTTACTTTGGAGGTGTTAGCGATGAATATGGATATGAGTTAGACTTTACTTCAGACCATAAAATTCTAATTGTAGGGCAAACTGGTTCAAACAATAACTTTGTAACCCCCAATGCGCATCAAAGCAATTATGGAGGGCATATTTATGATGGATTTTGGTCGATACTTTGTCAACCTACTCACCCAACTATTCTATCGCATAATAACACGCTAAATATCTGTGAAGGAGACTCTATAGAAGTTGCTTCCATCAACACTTTTGCTTCCTATTCATGGTCGACAGGAAGTACTTCTAATACGACCTATCTTTCTACAGCTGGAAGCTATACTTTGGAAACAGTTGATAACAACAATTGCCCAGGAAAATCAGACACTTTAAATGTTGTCATTATACCTAATTATGACCTAAATATACAAACCTCATCAAACGCTATTTGTTATAATGATTCTACACAATTGTCAACGACTAATATGTTCTCATCATATTTATGGAATACAGGAGAAACATCAGCTTCAATAGATATCGACGACTCACAAGAGTACTATGTTTCAGTGACCAACAACTTCGGATGCCAATATTTCTCTGACACCATTTCTTTACCTATTTCTCAACACTTACACCCTATTCAAATCATTGGAGACACGTTAATTTGTGCCGGAGGGACATCCATTTTATACACCGACAATCACAATTCTATTATCTGGAATAACAACGCTAACTCCAGTTCTATTTCAGTAAACACAAGTGGTGACTATTATTTTTCTGGAAATGATCAATATGGTTGCCCTATCATATCAGATACAATAACCATTAATCAAATTAACTATGATACCCCATCTTCTGTTTTAGATACAGTGTCCAATTTTTTAATTTGTTGGAATGATTCCGTAACGCTTACTGCTGCAAATAATTTTGATGCTTATTTATGGTCAAATGGAAGCAATGCCCAAGCAACAACACTCACTCAAGAAGGTTTTTATTATGTCTCAGCAACAGATTCTAATGGTTGTGTCGGCATATCTGATTCAATTCAAATTAGTTTTAAATCTTCTGGACAAAGTTTAGTGCACCATCCCAATGGAAATAGTTTTTGTGAAGGAGATAGTTTAATGTTACACACAGCGCAAAATCTATCAAACATTCAGTGGAATAACACCTCTAATAACGATTCGATTTATTCTTACACACCTGGTATTTATTTTTACACCGCCATAGATGACTCAGGATGCTCAACACTTTCAGACACAATAACAATTATTGAAAATAGCTTACCTATTGTTGAAATATCCGCTATAGCTGAAGACTCTTTATGTTTAAATGATAGTGTCTTTTTATCCAGTACCACTAGTTTGAGCCAATACCTATGGTCCGACGGAAGTGTTCTGTCTGGAGGCTTCTTTAACTTAAATACGATCGGAGAAACAATAATTTCCCTTACTGGAACTGACCATAACAACTGCCAAAATCAAGATTCAATCAGTATTAAAGTAGTAGATTGCCAAGCCTATGATAACATTAATGAAAAGACTTCATCCGTAAAAATTAAAGTGACCAACCAACTCATTTTAATCGAAGCAACCGATCTTATTGACCAAGTAGAATTAGTCAACTTGAATGGACAGAAAGTATACATAAGTCATCATAATTTTAAAAAAGAAGTAACGATAGAAACGCTGAATATAGCTAGAGGAATTTATATTTTAAATATCAATACGATAACTTCAAAAAATCCTTTTTCAAATAAAATAGTCATCTATCCTCAATAA